Proteins found in one Toxotes jaculatrix isolate fToxJac2 chromosome 18, fToxJac2.pri, whole genome shotgun sequence genomic segment:
- the usp36 gene encoding ubiquitin carboxyl-terminal hydrolase 36 isoform X1 has translation MPIVDKLKEALKPGRKETGDEGDLNKLLASSAKKVLLQKIEFEPASKGFSYQLDSLKNKYVILNPRNEGATGQKPTEPAQIKRQVSENVVGGQSDGIPAPQKMLFPGNKLTLKWERVYRVGAGLHNLGNTCFLNSTVQCLTYTPPLANYLLSKEHSRACHQPGFCMICIMQNHIIQAFANTGNAIKPVSFIRDLKKIARHFRFGSQEDAHEFLRYTIDAMQKACLNGYPKLDRQTQATTLVHQIFGGYLRSRVKCSICKSVSDTYDPYLDIAVEIRQAVNIVRALELFVKPDVLSGENAYMCAKCKKKVPATKRFTVHRTSNVLTLSLKRFANFSGGKITKDVGYPEFLNIRPYMSQSSGDPVMYGLYAVLVHSGYSCHAGHYYCYVKASNGQWYQMNDSMVHSSNIKVVLNQQAYVLFYLRIPETKKNADGQTTKQGMLHPGKNSLSSEQIKRANLNGPLSSPQVTKKLEPAQLRKIQSVDGGLGLPISRNGVSTQPQPRLSNWTSSSNGPPKLPGGPTVIEEPFKKLKKPSPQSQVQSRSSTPTPSNNGVSRTEGEKKQGGEGRGIAASTSFKSLSDSSSADTSDSKDSSGPKSAPVGEMPSTPRKGSSGLASPAKSVERSQSTEDQKTAKIKSPALNNITSEATSTMSPPPAKKLALSAKKAHSRSPSNIDALPPLSLQLSSDPTHQNQLNPLTSASPSHAHRAGPFHSPKVQSSPFAHSGGSFKQQSPQKQSLLSTLQKPNSSLSLKTNGLHSPSPKNPKSSNNLSSAVQEPDLNSPSSETVNQKKKKKKKRGYSEVEGGAGPVASPAVVTRTNLVESASERKRKKKKKKRKRETENGEKVKERECVPSHLDTSNQEEDWCQGGIWSLTSNPDAEQSKQKPQLASTTPRQCESNQEEQGRDSVLLLKKKKKKKKKMQLEEALQDTTSVCSTSESSRSEMKATVAQNGMGDLIKLKKKLKMKKKRLKEDVRLWQESRRCSDGQNDEPEAAEPPSKKSTTENDKISKRSTATVVMWDNQVKDGYKRSQAPAANGSALGDNTPTRASPAAWDGKKTSAVVEELLRNATDKAYGANVLSWDGEVSAISRDAVEDVRIAKNDTVIDEWDEEFDRGKVKKVKNYKREKWRSGSSIFQKIQDRRNKWSVTPGGKRVFGVRR, from the exons ATGCCGATAGTGGATAAACTCAAGGAGGCATTAAAACCTGGTCGAAAGGAGACAGGAGATGAGGGTGACCTCAACAAATTGTTGGCTTCTTCTGCCAAGAAGGTCCTTTTGCAGAAGATAGAGTTTGAGCCTGCCAGCAAGGGTTTCTCCTATCAGCTGGACAGCTTAAAGAACAAGTATGTGATCCTCAATCCCAGGAATGAGGGCGCTACGGGGCAGAAGCCCACAGAGCCTGCCCAAATAAAGAGGCAAG TCTCAGAGAACGTGGTTGGGGGCCAGAGCGATGGCATCCCCGCCCCACAGAAGATGCTCTTCCCAGGGAACAAGCTTACTCTCAAATGGGAGCGTGTGTACAGGGTAGGAGCCGGCCTCCACAACCTCGGAAACACCTGCTTCCTCAACTCCACAGTGCAGTGTCTCACCTACACCCCACCACTTGCCAACTACTTACTCTCAAAGGAGCACAGCCGTGCCT GTCACCAGCCGGGCTTCTGTATGATCTGTATAATGCAGAACCATATCATCCAAGCCTTTGCCAACACAGGCAATGCCATCAAGCCTGTCTCCTTCATCAGAGACCTGAAAA AAATTGCCAGACATTTTCGCTTTGGAAGCCAGGAGGATGCCCACGAATTTTTGCGGTACACCATCGATGCCATGCAGAAAGCCTGTCTTAATGGCTACCCAaa GCTTGACAGGCAGACCCAGGCCACAACGCTGGTGCATCAGATCTTTGGAGGTTACCTCAGGTCAAGAg tgAAATGCTCTATTTGTAAAAGTGTGTCTGACACATATGACCCTTATCTGGATATTGCTGTGGAGATTCGG CAAGCTGTGAACATCGTGCGAGCCCTGGAACTGTTTGTTAAACCAGATGTGTTAAGTGGAGAGAATGCCTACATGTGTGCTAA gtGCAAAAAGAAAGTGCCAGCAACCAAACGCTTCACAGTCCATCGAACATCTAATGTACTGACCCTTTCACTGAAGAGGTTTGCCAACTTCAGCGGAGGCAAAATaacaaag gatGTGGGATACCCAGAATTTCTGAACATCCGCCCCTACATGTCTCAGAGCTCAGGCGATCCTGTTATGTATGGCCTTTATGCTGTTCTGGTGCACTCTGGGTACAGTTGTCATGCTGGCCACTACTACTGCTACGTCAAG GCAAGCAATGGACAATGGTACCAAATGAATGATTCAATGGTGCACTCTAGTAACATCAAAGTGGTCTTGAACCAGCAGGCTTATGTGCTTTTCTATCTGAG gATCCCTGAAACCAAGAAAAATGCAGATGGGCAGACCACCAAGCAGGGGATGTTGCATCCTGGGAAGAACAGCCTATCATCTGAACAGATAAAGAGGGCCAACCTGAACGGGCCTCTGTCCTCCCCGCAGGTCACAAAG AAACTTGAACCTGCACAACTGCGTAAGATCCAGTCTGTGGATGGTGGTCTGGGCCTGCCCATTTCCAGGAACGGTGTTAGCACTCAGCCACAACCCAGACTTTCGAACTGGACGTCATCCTCCAATGGCCCACCGAAGCTGCCGGGCGGGCCCACAGTTATCGAGGAACCTTTCAAGAAGCTGAAGAAGCCTTCTCCCCAGAGCCAAGTGCAGTCCCGCAGCAGCACTCCGACCCCCTCCAACAACGGGGTCAGCAGGacggagggagaaaaaaagcaagGTGGCGAGGGCAGAGGCATCGCAGCATCTACCTCATTTAAGTCTTTGTCTGACTCTTCCTCTGCCGACACCTCTGACTCAAAG GACTCCTCGGGTCCCAAAAGCGCGCCAGTAGGAGAGATGCCCTCCACTCCTCGGAAAGGCTCCAGTGGCCTGGCATCTCCAGCCAAGAGTGTGGAGCGCTCTCAGAGCACGGAGGACCAGAAGACGGCAAAAATAAAATCCCCGGCCCTCAACAACATCACGTCAGAAGCCACCAGCACCATGTCACCTCCACCTGCCAAGAAACTGGCCCTGTCAGCCAAGAAG GCTCACAGCCGGAGTCCGAGCAACATTGATGCTCTGCCCCCTTTGTCGCTCCAGCTGTCCAGTGACCCCACGCATCAAAATCAACTTAACCCCCTCACCTCTGCCTCACCTTCTCACGCTCACAG AGCTGGTCCATTCCATTCTCCTAAAGTCCAGTCATCGCCTTTTGCCCACTCAGGTGGATCCTTCAAACAGCAGAGCCCTCAGAAACAGTCCCTTCTCTCCACACTGCAAAAACCAAACTCCAGCCTTTCTCTTAAAACCAACGGGCTTCACAGTCCCAGCCCAAAGAACCCCAAGTCTTCCAACAACCTCAGCTCCGCGGTCCAAGAACCAGACCTTAACAGCCCCTCTTCTGAAACAGTTaaccaaaagaagaagaagaaaaagaagcgGGGCTATTCTGAAGTGGAGGGTGGTGCAGGGCCAGTTGCATCCCCAGCTGTAGTGACACGTACCAACCTTGTGGAATCAGCGAGTGAGAGGAAGcgcaagaagaaaaagaaaaaacgaaaGAGGGAAACTGAGAatggagagaaagtgaaggagaGGGAGTGCGTCCCGTCTCATTTGGACACATCAAACCAGGAAGAGGACTGGTGTCAGGGTGGCATATGGAGTCTAACATCCAATCCAGATGCAGAACAGTCTAAGCAAAAGCCTCAGTTAGCTTCCACAACCCCAAGGCAGTGTGAGTCAAATCAGGAAGAACAGGGAAGGgactctgtgttgttgttgaagaagaagaaaaagaaaaagaagaagatgcaACTGGAGGAGGCTCTGCAAGACACAACTTCAGTGTGCTCTACATCAGAAAG cagtAGATCTGAGATGAAGGCCACAGTAGCTCAGAATGGCATGGGAGATTTGATAAagttgaaaaagaaattaaagatgaagaagaagaggctaAAAGAAGATGTGAGACTGTGGCAGGAGAGCAGGAGATGTTCAGACGGGCAGAATGATGAGCCTGAAGCAGCGGAGCCCCCTTCGAAAAAGAGCACCACAGAGAACGACAAAATAAGCAAACGAAGCACAG CCACAGTGGTAATGTGGGACAACCAAGTGAAGGATGGCTACAAACGCAGCCAGGCACCAGCAGCTAATGGGAGTGCGCTAGGAGACAACACCCCGACCCGTGCCTCTCCTGCAGCCTGGGATGGAAAAAAGACAAGCGCTGTGGTAGAGGAGCTGCTCAGGAACGCCACAGATAAGGCCTATGGAGCCAACG TCCTCAGTTGGGATGGAGAGGTCTCTGCGATCAGTAGAGATGCTGTTGAAGATGTCCGCATTGCAAAGAATGACACTGTGATCGATGAGTGGGATGAAGAGTTTGACAGGGgaaag gtgaagaaagtgaaaaactataaaagagaaaagtggaGAAGTGGCAGCAGCATCTTCCAGAAGATCCAGGACAGGAGGAACAAGTGGTCTGTAACACCTGGAGGGAAGAGAGTTTTTGGAGTCCGTCGCTGA
- the usp36 gene encoding ubiquitin carboxyl-terminal hydrolase 36 isoform X3 has product MPIVDKLKEALKPGRKETGDEGDLNKLLASSAKKVLLQKIEFEPASKGFSYQLDSLKNKYVILNPRNEGATGQKPTEPAQIKRQVSENVVGGQSDGIPAPQKMLFPGNKLTLKWERVYRVGAGLHNLGNTCFLNSTVQCLTYTPPLANYLLSKEHSRACHQPGFCMICIMQNHIIQAFANTGNAIKPVSFIRDLKKIARHFRFGSQEDAHEFLRYTIDAMQKACLNGYPKLDRQTQATTLVHQIFGGYLRSRVKCSICKSVSDTYDPYLDIAVEIRQAVNIVRALELFVKPDVLSGENAYMCAKCKKKVPATKRFTVHRTSNVLTLSLKRFANFSGGKITKDVGYPEFLNIRPYMSQSSGDPVMYGLYAVLVHSGYSCHAGHYYCYVKASNGQWYQMNDSMVHSSNIKVVLNQQAYVLFYLRIPETKKNADGQTTKQGMLHPGKNSLSSEQIKRANLNGPLSSPQVTKKLEPAQLRKIQSVDGGLGLPISRNGVSTQPQPRLSNWTSSSNGPPKLPGGPTVIEEPFKKLKKPSPQSQVQSRSSTPTPSNNGVSRTEGEKKQGGEGRGIAASTSFKSLSDSSSADTSDSKDSSGPKSAPVGEMPSTPRKGSSGLASPAKSVERSQSTEDQKTAKIKSPALNNITSEATSTMSPPPAKKLALSAKKLSSDPTHQNQLNPLTSASPSHAHRAGPFHSPKVQSSPFAHSGGSFKQQSPQKQSLLSTLQKPNSSLSLKTNGLHSPSPKNPKSSNNLSSAVQEPDLNSPSSETVNQKKKKKKKRGYSEVEGGAGPVASPAVVTRTNLVESASERKRKKKKKKRKRETENGEKVKERECVPSHLDTSNQEEDWCQGGIWSLTSNPDAEQSKQKPQLASTTPRQCESNQEEQGRDSVLLLKKKKKKKKKMQLEEALQDTTSVCSTSESSRSEMKATVAQNGMGDLIKLKKKLKMKKKRLKEDVRLWQESRRCSDGQNDEPEAAEPPSKKSTTENDKISKRSTATVVMWDNQVKDGYKRSQAPAANGSALGDNTPTRASPAAWDGKKTSAVVEELLRNATDKAYGANVLSWDGEVSAISRDAVEDVRIAKNDTVIDEWDEEFDRGKVKKVKNYKREKWRSGSSIFQKIQDRRNKWSVTPGGKRVFGVRR; this is encoded by the exons ATGCCGATAGTGGATAAACTCAAGGAGGCATTAAAACCTGGTCGAAAGGAGACAGGAGATGAGGGTGACCTCAACAAATTGTTGGCTTCTTCTGCCAAGAAGGTCCTTTTGCAGAAGATAGAGTTTGAGCCTGCCAGCAAGGGTTTCTCCTATCAGCTGGACAGCTTAAAGAACAAGTATGTGATCCTCAATCCCAGGAATGAGGGCGCTACGGGGCAGAAGCCCACAGAGCCTGCCCAAATAAAGAGGCAAG TCTCAGAGAACGTGGTTGGGGGCCAGAGCGATGGCATCCCCGCCCCACAGAAGATGCTCTTCCCAGGGAACAAGCTTACTCTCAAATGGGAGCGTGTGTACAGGGTAGGAGCCGGCCTCCACAACCTCGGAAACACCTGCTTCCTCAACTCCACAGTGCAGTGTCTCACCTACACCCCACCACTTGCCAACTACTTACTCTCAAAGGAGCACAGCCGTGCCT GTCACCAGCCGGGCTTCTGTATGATCTGTATAATGCAGAACCATATCATCCAAGCCTTTGCCAACACAGGCAATGCCATCAAGCCTGTCTCCTTCATCAGAGACCTGAAAA AAATTGCCAGACATTTTCGCTTTGGAAGCCAGGAGGATGCCCACGAATTTTTGCGGTACACCATCGATGCCATGCAGAAAGCCTGTCTTAATGGCTACCCAaa GCTTGACAGGCAGACCCAGGCCACAACGCTGGTGCATCAGATCTTTGGAGGTTACCTCAGGTCAAGAg tgAAATGCTCTATTTGTAAAAGTGTGTCTGACACATATGACCCTTATCTGGATATTGCTGTGGAGATTCGG CAAGCTGTGAACATCGTGCGAGCCCTGGAACTGTTTGTTAAACCAGATGTGTTAAGTGGAGAGAATGCCTACATGTGTGCTAA gtGCAAAAAGAAAGTGCCAGCAACCAAACGCTTCACAGTCCATCGAACATCTAATGTACTGACCCTTTCACTGAAGAGGTTTGCCAACTTCAGCGGAGGCAAAATaacaaag gatGTGGGATACCCAGAATTTCTGAACATCCGCCCCTACATGTCTCAGAGCTCAGGCGATCCTGTTATGTATGGCCTTTATGCTGTTCTGGTGCACTCTGGGTACAGTTGTCATGCTGGCCACTACTACTGCTACGTCAAG GCAAGCAATGGACAATGGTACCAAATGAATGATTCAATGGTGCACTCTAGTAACATCAAAGTGGTCTTGAACCAGCAGGCTTATGTGCTTTTCTATCTGAG gATCCCTGAAACCAAGAAAAATGCAGATGGGCAGACCACCAAGCAGGGGATGTTGCATCCTGGGAAGAACAGCCTATCATCTGAACAGATAAAGAGGGCCAACCTGAACGGGCCTCTGTCCTCCCCGCAGGTCACAAAG AAACTTGAACCTGCACAACTGCGTAAGATCCAGTCTGTGGATGGTGGTCTGGGCCTGCCCATTTCCAGGAACGGTGTTAGCACTCAGCCACAACCCAGACTTTCGAACTGGACGTCATCCTCCAATGGCCCACCGAAGCTGCCGGGCGGGCCCACAGTTATCGAGGAACCTTTCAAGAAGCTGAAGAAGCCTTCTCCCCAGAGCCAAGTGCAGTCCCGCAGCAGCACTCCGACCCCCTCCAACAACGGGGTCAGCAGGacggagggagaaaaaaagcaagGTGGCGAGGGCAGAGGCATCGCAGCATCTACCTCATTTAAGTCTTTGTCTGACTCTTCCTCTGCCGACACCTCTGACTCAAAG GACTCCTCGGGTCCCAAAAGCGCGCCAGTAGGAGAGATGCCCTCCACTCCTCGGAAAGGCTCCAGTGGCCTGGCATCTCCAGCCAAGAGTGTGGAGCGCTCTCAGAGCACGGAGGACCAGAAGACGGCAAAAATAAAATCCCCGGCCCTCAACAACATCACGTCAGAAGCCACCAGCACCATGTCACCTCCACCTGCCAAGAAACTGGCCCTGTCAGCCAAGAAG CTGTCCAGTGACCCCACGCATCAAAATCAACTTAACCCCCTCACCTCTGCCTCACCTTCTCACGCTCACAG AGCTGGTCCATTCCATTCTCCTAAAGTCCAGTCATCGCCTTTTGCCCACTCAGGTGGATCCTTCAAACAGCAGAGCCCTCAGAAACAGTCCCTTCTCTCCACACTGCAAAAACCAAACTCCAGCCTTTCTCTTAAAACCAACGGGCTTCACAGTCCCAGCCCAAAGAACCCCAAGTCTTCCAACAACCTCAGCTCCGCGGTCCAAGAACCAGACCTTAACAGCCCCTCTTCTGAAACAGTTaaccaaaagaagaagaagaaaaagaagcgGGGCTATTCTGAAGTGGAGGGTGGTGCAGGGCCAGTTGCATCCCCAGCTGTAGTGACACGTACCAACCTTGTGGAATCAGCGAGTGAGAGGAAGcgcaagaagaaaaagaaaaaacgaaaGAGGGAAACTGAGAatggagagaaagtgaaggagaGGGAGTGCGTCCCGTCTCATTTGGACACATCAAACCAGGAAGAGGACTGGTGTCAGGGTGGCATATGGAGTCTAACATCCAATCCAGATGCAGAACAGTCTAAGCAAAAGCCTCAGTTAGCTTCCACAACCCCAAGGCAGTGTGAGTCAAATCAGGAAGAACAGGGAAGGgactctgtgttgttgttgaagaagaagaaaaagaaaaagaagaagatgcaACTGGAGGAGGCTCTGCAAGACACAACTTCAGTGTGCTCTACATCAGAAAG cagtAGATCTGAGATGAAGGCCACAGTAGCTCAGAATGGCATGGGAGATTTGATAAagttgaaaaagaaattaaagatgaagaagaagaggctaAAAGAAGATGTGAGACTGTGGCAGGAGAGCAGGAGATGTTCAGACGGGCAGAATGATGAGCCTGAAGCAGCGGAGCCCCCTTCGAAAAAGAGCACCACAGAGAACGACAAAATAAGCAAACGAAGCACAG CCACAGTGGTAATGTGGGACAACCAAGTGAAGGATGGCTACAAACGCAGCCAGGCACCAGCAGCTAATGGGAGTGCGCTAGGAGACAACACCCCGACCCGTGCCTCTCCTGCAGCCTGGGATGGAAAAAAGACAAGCGCTGTGGTAGAGGAGCTGCTCAGGAACGCCACAGATAAGGCCTATGGAGCCAACG TCCTCAGTTGGGATGGAGAGGTCTCTGCGATCAGTAGAGATGCTGTTGAAGATGTCCGCATTGCAAAGAATGACACTGTGATCGATGAGTGGGATGAAGAGTTTGACAGGGgaaag gtgaagaaagtgaaaaactataaaagagaaaagtggaGAAGTGGCAGCAGCATCTTCCAGAAGATCCAGGACAGGAGGAACAAGTGGTCTGTAACACCTGGAGGGAAGAGAGTTTTTGGAGTCCGTCGCTGA
- the usp36 gene encoding ubiquitin carboxyl-terminal hydrolase 36 isoform X2 → MPIVDKLKEALKPGRKETGDEGDLNKLLASSAKKVLLQKIEFEPASKGFSYQLDSLKNKYVILNPRNEGATGQKPTEPAQIKRQVSENVVGGQSDGIPAPQKMLFPGNKLTLKWERVYRVGAGLHNLGNTCFLNSTVQCLTYTPPLANYLLSKEHSRACHQPGFCMICIMQNHIIQAFANTGNAIKPVSFIRDLKKIARHFRFGSQEDAHEFLRYTIDAMQKACLNGYPKLDRQTQATTLVHQIFGGYLRSRVKCSICKSVSDTYDPYLDIAVEIRQAVNIVRALELFVKPDVLSGENAYMCAKCKKKVPATKRFTVHRTSNVLTLSLKRFANFSGGKITKDVGYPEFLNIRPYMSQSSGDPVMYGLYAVLVHSGYSCHAGHYYCYVKASNGQWYQMNDSMVHSSNIKVVLNQQAYVLFYLRIPETKKNADGQTTKQGMLHPGKNSLSSEQIKRANLNGPLSSPQVTKKLEPAQLRKIQSVDGGLGLPISRNGVSTQPQPRLSNWTSSSNGPPKLPGGPTVIEEPFKKLKKPSPQSQVQSRSSTPTPSNNGVSRTEGEKKQGGEGRGIAASTSFKSLSDSSSADTSDSKDSSGPKSAPVGEMPSTPRKGSSGLASPAKSVERSQSTEDQKTAKIKSPALNNITSEATSTMSPPPAKKLALSAKKAHSRSPSNIDALPPLSLQLSSDPTHQNQLNPLTSASPSHAHRAGPFHSPKVQSSPFAHSGGSFKQQSPQKQSLLSTLQKPNSSLSLKTNGLHSPSPKNPKSSNNLSSAVQEPDLNSPSSETVNQKKKKKKKRGYSEVEGGAGPVASPAVVTRTNLVESASERKRKKKKKKRKRETENGEKVKERECVPSHLDTSNQEEDWCQGGIWSLTSNPDAEQSKQKPQLASTTPRQCESNQEEQGRDSVLLLKKKKKKKKKMQLEEALQDTTSVCSTSESRSEMKATVAQNGMGDLIKLKKKLKMKKKRLKEDVRLWQESRRCSDGQNDEPEAAEPPSKKSTTENDKISKRSTATVVMWDNQVKDGYKRSQAPAANGSALGDNTPTRASPAAWDGKKTSAVVEELLRNATDKAYGANVLSWDGEVSAISRDAVEDVRIAKNDTVIDEWDEEFDRGKVKKVKNYKREKWRSGSSIFQKIQDRRNKWSVTPGGKRVFGVRR, encoded by the exons ATGCCGATAGTGGATAAACTCAAGGAGGCATTAAAACCTGGTCGAAAGGAGACAGGAGATGAGGGTGACCTCAACAAATTGTTGGCTTCTTCTGCCAAGAAGGTCCTTTTGCAGAAGATAGAGTTTGAGCCTGCCAGCAAGGGTTTCTCCTATCAGCTGGACAGCTTAAAGAACAAGTATGTGATCCTCAATCCCAGGAATGAGGGCGCTACGGGGCAGAAGCCCACAGAGCCTGCCCAAATAAAGAGGCAAG TCTCAGAGAACGTGGTTGGGGGCCAGAGCGATGGCATCCCCGCCCCACAGAAGATGCTCTTCCCAGGGAACAAGCTTACTCTCAAATGGGAGCGTGTGTACAGGGTAGGAGCCGGCCTCCACAACCTCGGAAACACCTGCTTCCTCAACTCCACAGTGCAGTGTCTCACCTACACCCCACCACTTGCCAACTACTTACTCTCAAAGGAGCACAGCCGTGCCT GTCACCAGCCGGGCTTCTGTATGATCTGTATAATGCAGAACCATATCATCCAAGCCTTTGCCAACACAGGCAATGCCATCAAGCCTGTCTCCTTCATCAGAGACCTGAAAA AAATTGCCAGACATTTTCGCTTTGGAAGCCAGGAGGATGCCCACGAATTTTTGCGGTACACCATCGATGCCATGCAGAAAGCCTGTCTTAATGGCTACCCAaa GCTTGACAGGCAGACCCAGGCCACAACGCTGGTGCATCAGATCTTTGGAGGTTACCTCAGGTCAAGAg tgAAATGCTCTATTTGTAAAAGTGTGTCTGACACATATGACCCTTATCTGGATATTGCTGTGGAGATTCGG CAAGCTGTGAACATCGTGCGAGCCCTGGAACTGTTTGTTAAACCAGATGTGTTAAGTGGAGAGAATGCCTACATGTGTGCTAA gtGCAAAAAGAAAGTGCCAGCAACCAAACGCTTCACAGTCCATCGAACATCTAATGTACTGACCCTTTCACTGAAGAGGTTTGCCAACTTCAGCGGAGGCAAAATaacaaag gatGTGGGATACCCAGAATTTCTGAACATCCGCCCCTACATGTCTCAGAGCTCAGGCGATCCTGTTATGTATGGCCTTTATGCTGTTCTGGTGCACTCTGGGTACAGTTGTCATGCTGGCCACTACTACTGCTACGTCAAG GCAAGCAATGGACAATGGTACCAAATGAATGATTCAATGGTGCACTCTAGTAACATCAAAGTGGTCTTGAACCAGCAGGCTTATGTGCTTTTCTATCTGAG gATCCCTGAAACCAAGAAAAATGCAGATGGGCAGACCACCAAGCAGGGGATGTTGCATCCTGGGAAGAACAGCCTATCATCTGAACAGATAAAGAGGGCCAACCTGAACGGGCCTCTGTCCTCCCCGCAGGTCACAAAG AAACTTGAACCTGCACAACTGCGTAAGATCCAGTCTGTGGATGGTGGTCTGGGCCTGCCCATTTCCAGGAACGGTGTTAGCACTCAGCCACAACCCAGACTTTCGAACTGGACGTCATCCTCCAATGGCCCACCGAAGCTGCCGGGCGGGCCCACAGTTATCGAGGAACCTTTCAAGAAGCTGAAGAAGCCTTCTCCCCAGAGCCAAGTGCAGTCCCGCAGCAGCACTCCGACCCCCTCCAACAACGGGGTCAGCAGGacggagggagaaaaaaagcaagGTGGCGAGGGCAGAGGCATCGCAGCATCTACCTCATTTAAGTCTTTGTCTGACTCTTCCTCTGCCGACACCTCTGACTCAAAG GACTCCTCGGGTCCCAAAAGCGCGCCAGTAGGAGAGATGCCCTCCACTCCTCGGAAAGGCTCCAGTGGCCTGGCATCTCCAGCCAAGAGTGTGGAGCGCTCTCAGAGCACGGAGGACCAGAAGACGGCAAAAATAAAATCCCCGGCCCTCAACAACATCACGTCAGAAGCCACCAGCACCATGTCACCTCCACCTGCCAAGAAACTGGCCCTGTCAGCCAAGAAG GCTCACAGCCGGAGTCCGAGCAACATTGATGCTCTGCCCCCTTTGTCGCTCCAGCTGTCCAGTGACCCCACGCATCAAAATCAACTTAACCCCCTCACCTCTGCCTCACCTTCTCACGCTCACAG AGCTGGTCCATTCCATTCTCCTAAAGTCCAGTCATCGCCTTTTGCCCACTCAGGTGGATCCTTCAAACAGCAGAGCCCTCAGAAACAGTCCCTTCTCTCCACACTGCAAAAACCAAACTCCAGCCTTTCTCTTAAAACCAACGGGCTTCACAGTCCCAGCCCAAAGAACCCCAAGTCTTCCAACAACCTCAGCTCCGCGGTCCAAGAACCAGACCTTAACAGCCCCTCTTCTGAAACAGTTaaccaaaagaagaagaagaaaaagaagcgGGGCTATTCTGAAGTGGAGGGTGGTGCAGGGCCAGTTGCATCCCCAGCTGTAGTGACACGTACCAACCTTGTGGAATCAGCGAGTGAGAGGAAGcgcaagaagaaaaagaaaaaacgaaaGAGGGAAACTGAGAatggagagaaagtgaaggagaGGGAGTGCGTCCCGTCTCATTTGGACACATCAAACCAGGAAGAGGACTGGTGTCAGGGTGGCATATGGAGTCTAACATCCAATCCAGATGCAGAACAGTCTAAGCAAAAGCCTCAGTTAGCTTCCACAACCCCAAGGCAGTGTGAGTCAAATCAGGAAGAACAGGGAAGGgactctgtgttgttgttgaagaagaagaaaaagaaaaagaagaagatgcaACTGGAGGAGGCTCTGCAAGACACAACTTCAGTGTGCTCTACATCAGAAAG tAGATCTGAGATGAAGGCCACAGTAGCTCAGAATGGCATGGGAGATTTGATAAagttgaaaaagaaattaaagatgaagaagaagaggctaAAAGAAGATGTGAGACTGTGGCAGGAGAGCAGGAGATGTTCAGACGGGCAGAATGATGAGCCTGAAGCAGCGGAGCCCCCTTCGAAAAAGAGCACCACAGAGAACGACAAAATAAGCAAACGAAGCACAG CCACAGTGGTAATGTGGGACAACCAAGTGAAGGATGGCTACAAACGCAGCCAGGCACCAGCAGCTAATGGGAGTGCGCTAGGAGACAACACCCCGACCCGTGCCTCTCCTGCAGCCTGGGATGGAAAAAAGACAAGCGCTGTGGTAGAGGAGCTGCTCAGGAACGCCACAGATAAGGCCTATGGAGCCAACG TCCTCAGTTGGGATGGAGAGGTCTCTGCGATCAGTAGAGATGCTGTTGAAGATGTCCGCATTGCAAAGAATGACACTGTGATCGATGAGTGGGATGAAGAGTTTGACAGGGgaaag gtgaagaaagtgaaaaactataaaagagaaaagtggaGAAGTGGCAGCAGCATCTTCCAGAAGATCCAGGACAGGAGGAACAAGTGGTCTGTAACACCTGGAGGGAAGAGAGTTTTTGGAGTCCGTCGCTGA
- the timp2b gene encoding metalloproteinase inhibitor 2b encodes MTWTVSSCFVTLAILFLWRVEEIAEACSCSPAHPQQAFCSADVVIRARVVGAQEVEVGNNIYGNPIKQIKYDIKQTKMFKGPNQDIDAIYTASSSAMCGVTLETSGKEYLITGRLEADGKMHITLCHFIEPWDALSDIQRKSLTQRYAMGCDCRITRCTTVPCVISSQAECLWTDWVFEKTVNGEQAKHFACIKRSDDSCAWYRGAAPPKKDFLDIEDP; translated from the exons atgaccTGGACGGTGAGCAGTTGTTTTGTCACTCTGGCCATCCTGTTCCTTTGGCGGGTGGAAGAAATAGCAGAAGCCTGCAGCTGCTCCCCAGCGCATCCTCAGCAGGCGTTTTGCAGCGCAGACGTCG TTATCAGGGCAAGGGTAGTTGGGGCGCAGGAGGTTGAAGTCGGCAACAACATCTATGGAAACCCCATCAAACAGATCAAGTATGACATCAAACAGACCAAG ATGTTCAAAGGTCCTAACCAGGACATTGATGCCATCTACACTGCTTCTTCCTCTGCAATGTGTGGAGTGACTCTGGAGACCAGTGGCAAGGAGTATCTTATCACAG GCAGACTGGAGGCTGATGGGAAGATGCATATTACGCTGTGCCATTTCATTGAGCCCTGGGATGCCCTGAGTGACATTCAGAGGAAGAGCCTGACTCAGCGCTATGCCATGGGCTGTGATTGCAGG ATCACTCGCTGCACCACCGTCCCCTGCGTGATCAGCAGCCAAGCGGAGTGCCTGTGGACGGACTGGGTGTTTGAGAAGACAGTCAACGGAGAGCAGGCCAAACATTTTGCTTGCATCAAGAGGAGTGATGACTCCTGTGCCTGGTACAGAGGAGCTGCACCGCCCAAAAAGGATTTCCTGGACATCGAAGACCCTTAA